The genomic segment AGGGTGCGGACCCGTTCCGGCCCGAGCAGGGTGGGGTTGAGCTTCAGGGTGGTGTGCAGCCCCCGATCCTCGATGAAATGCAGGGCAATGCGCTGGATCTCCTCCGGAGGACAGCCGTGCATGGTGGAAATGGTCAGGCTGTTGCTGATTCCATCGGGCAGATTGACATCAGCCAGCTCGGGACAGACCCTGGACAAACGTGCCGCCGCCTCGCCCATTTCATCGGGACAATGGGCCATGCGGTCCAGGAAGCGGGCCATGGCCGGGCTGGTGATCCCGTCCAGGTCGTATCCGGCGCTCATGTTCAGAATGAATCCAGGGTCGCGGCCATTCTCGCAGTTGGGAAAATTCATCTTACGGCGCAGGGCCAGGATCAGCAGCAGGCCGTGCAGGTACTCGTCAAAGGATTGGTCCAGCTTGAGTTCCTGAGACCACTCGCAATTGTAGCCCTCATCGCGCATGTCAATGCACGGCCTGGCTAACGTCAGCTCGTCCAGAATCTGAACGGTCTTCAGCTCCAGATACCGCCCCCCGCACAACCAGGCGACCACCAGGTTGCGGGCCAGCTGGGTATGCGGTCCGGCAGCCGCGCCGATGGGCGTTTCCAGGTGCTGCCCATAGCGGGTCATGGTAAAGGGGGCGTCCGGGGTTGGCCGATAGAAGCAGGCCTTGGGAATGCCCAGGATTTGCCCGTACTCAAGTTCCTCCAGCACGGAGGTCAAAAGTCGGTCATGGGGTGGGAGATGAAAGCGGTCCATCATTTTTTCACTTTTGATGCGGGGTTGGTTGTTGGACAGATCAGGGTGCCTGCCGTTCCATGAAGTACGCTGCCCTGAATTGGTGATCAGTTATAAAAAAAGGGCTTACGATTTTCACCGTAAGCCCTGGTATCCCTTGGTGCGCCCGGAGAGATTCGAACTCCCGGCCTGCGGATTCGAAGTCCGACGCTCTATCCGGCTGAGCTACGGGCGCATGCGAAATATCTTGCAGTGTTTTTTGGGAAAACGTCAAGTAAAAATTGTGTTGGCGACGCGAAGCTTGGAGACATTGCGATATGGTCGTAAGATTTAATGAGTGAGGGAACCGACTTCAGCGTACGTGCGTGGAAGTCTGGTGTGAGCCTGACATGAGCCTTGATGTGAGGGTTGACGAAATGTTGCCCAGCAACGATAGTGCGTGTGCAAAGGAGCCCCTGTACGGCAGTCCGTTGAAAAGCTCCCAATTGCTGCGTCACTGCAAAAAAGATCAAGCTCTCACGTATGAATAAATACGCTTCGACCTTGAGCTTTTTTTTGCTCCTTGCACTTGGAATTTTTGAACGGACTGGGGCTAAGGACTTTTGCAATATTCTGATAGATTGGGCAATAGCACTGGTCATCCGGATGATTCGAATCATTACAACGGCACCCAAAAGGCTGGAGGGGCGGGATGCGCGATGCATCTCTTGCGGGAAACCATTTCGCACGATTTTGGCGAAAACAGAGGAACGGCGTCGGCCTGCCTCTGCGTTTGGCCCTGGCGATGCTGATCTGGTGGATTCTCATGGACGGCAGTGGGGCGGATATGTTGCCCGGCCTGCCGGTGGTCATTCTCGCGGCCCTGATACCTCCCTACCTGGGCAAAAGCAGGCCCTGGATGTGGAGTTTTCCGGCATTGCTGCGCATTGTGCCCGTCTTTGTCTGGTTCTCCATGCGCAGCGGGGTGCAGATTGCCTATCTGGCGCTGCTCCGGCATCGCTCGTTGACTCCGGAAGTGATGACGTACGCGTGGCGGTTGCCGCCGGGACCGGCCCGGCTCTTTCTGGCGAGCATCATCAATCTTGTGCCGGGAACCCTGAGCATGCAGATCCGGGAAGAGGCTCTGACTATTCATTTCCTGCATAATGCCCGGGCCAACGTGCCCTCCGTTCAGGTGCTGGAGGAGATGGTGGGCGATCTTTTTCAGACACCGCTGCTTGAGAGGCCGCAATGAGCACCTTGTATCTCGTGCTGGTGGGCGTGTTGATGGGCAACATTGCCGTGGGGCTGATTCGCATTTTGCGAGGCCCGACCGCCGCGGACCGCATCCAGGCCGGGCAGCTTTTTGGCACGGTCACCGTGGCGATCCTGCTTCTTCTAGCGATTATTTTGGAAAAACCCATTTATTTTGACGTGGCCCTGGTTTTTGCCCTCCTTTCGGTCCTTGCGGTGGTGGCCTTTGTCACCCGCAGCTGGCCCCACCCGGAAGCAAGGGACCAAGATGATCAGCGCGACTGACATGGCCGGCGCGGCCCTGGCAGTGGTCGGCGTGCTGTTCTTTCTGGCCGGAACGCTCGGGCTGCTGCGCTTTCCGGACATCTATACGCGGATTCATGCTCTGACCAAAGCCGACAACCTCGGGCTTGGCCTGATCTGTCTTGGCGCCGCGGTGCAGTCAGGAAGCCTGATGATCGCCCTGAAGCTGATGCTGATCTGGATTCTGGTCCTGGTGGCCGCGGCCACCGGGGCCAGCCTGATCGCCCAGACAGCCCATGGACGGGGCATCCGGCCATGGACACGGCAGGAATGATCCATGTTGGTCTTTGACCTGATTCTTGGCCTGCTGCTGGTGGTCCTGGTCCGAAAGTGCCTGAGCATCACGGATATGTTCGGTGCGGTGATCAGCTTCATGGCGTTCGGGTTGCTGATGGCCGTGGCCTGGGTCCGGTTGGAAGCGCCGGACATTGCCCTGGCTGAGGCAGCCATCGGCTCCGGCCTGACCGGCGCCTTGCTGTTTTCCACCCTCGGCCGCCTGCCGCATTCTGAAGCCAGGCAGCCTTTGGTGCCCAGTGGCGTTGGCAGCGGGCCCGGATACTGGCTGGTCACGGGATTCTGGTGGACCGCGGCCATGTTGCTGTTGGTCGCCTTTGTTTTGACTTTTCAGGATCTGCAAACACCGGGGCTGGGCGGTCCGCTTCAGGAGAGGCTTGCCGAATCCGGCGTGCTCAACCCGGTTACCGCCGTGCTGCTCATTTTTCGCTCCCTGGATACCCTGATGGAAATCGCCGTACTGCTCGCTGCCGTGGTGGTGGCCTGGTCCATGGGCAACGTGGCCTGGCCCGCGCGGCAGACAATTCCGTCACCGTTGCTGCCGGGGGTGGTGCGGCTGTTGACCCCGGTTTTCCTGCTGGTGGCCTTTTCCCTGCTCTGGCGCGGCAGCCATGCCCCTGGCGGGGCCTTTCCCGGGGGAGCGGTCCTGGCGGCAGCGGGCATCCTGCTGCTGTTGTCCGGGATGACCGTGCGGATCGGTCTGCGGGGCATGTCCTGGCTGCGCTGGGTGCTGTCCGCGGGGCTGCTGGTGTTCGTCCTGGCCGGAGTGGCCCTGATGGCTGCCGGGTTCGGCTTTCTGGTCTACCCTCTGCAATGGACCGGAACCCTGATCCTGCTCATTGAGGCAAGTGCCGGGGTTTCCATAGGAGCCATGCTGCTGGCCCTGTATGTCGGCGGAGAGCCCGATATGGCCCCGCCCCAGCCCAACCCCGTGCCGAGGTCTCAATGACCGGCTACTATCTGATCCTGGCCGTGGTGATCCTGGCCATGGCCTTTCATGGCCTGATGGTCAGGGCCAATCTTTTGCGCAAGCTCATGGCCTTGAACATCTTTACCAGCGCGGTTTTTCTGTTTCTCGTCACCCTGGCCCGCATGGCCGAGCCCCTTGATCCGATACCCCATGCCATGGTGCTGACCGGCATCGTGGTCACCGTGAGCACCACGGCAGTGGGCCTGGCGCTTTTGGTCCGTCTGTATCGTCGCAGCGGTTCCCTCACGCTTGACAGCAGCAATGATGATTAAGATCCGGGTCCAGCATGGCTGAATGGATTCCGGTGGTGATCATTTTCGCGCCGTTGCTGGCGGCCGTGCTCGTGTTTACGCAAAGCATGCGGGGGACGGTCGCCACGCTGACTGCCGGGGCGTTCGTGCTGGCTGGGGTCGTTGCCCTGGGAGCCGACGTTTTCAGGCTGGGTCCATGGATAACCTGGCAGCTTGGCGGATGGCCGGTGCCTCTGGGGCTGCGCTGGCAGGCGGACAGTTTCACCGTGGCCATGCTGGCCATGACGCATGTGGTGGCCGTGAGCGGGGGGCTTTACAGCCGTGGGTTCCTGCCCGCGGCGTTGCCATCGGCCCAGCGACATTTCTGGACCTTGTGGCTCTTTGGCTGGGCGTCCATGAACAGTCTGCTGTTGGCCGCGGATCTGTTCAACATCTATGTCGGTCTGGAATTCATGGCCCTGGCCGCCGTGGGGCTGATCTCCCTTTCCCGGGAGACCGAGGCTCTGCGGGCGGCCATGCGCTACTTTCTGGTGACCTTGTTCGGCTCCATGCTCTACCTGCTGGGGGTGGCGCTCCTGTATGGGCAGTATGGACTGCTGGATCAGGCGGCCTTGGCCGCGGTCCTGGCACCCGGGCCGGCAAGCGGGTCCGCCGCTGTCCTGATGACTCTCGGGCTGTTGATCAAAACAGCGCTTTTTCCCCTCCACTTCTGGTTGCCCTCGGCCCACGGCAAGGCTCCCGCACCGGTCAGCGCCCTGTTGTCGGCCGTGGTCGTGGCGGTCTGCTTTACAATTCTGTACCGCTTCTGGACCGGTCTTTTCCTGGCTTTTCTCCAGGAACAACCAGCCATGATCCTGGGTGGTATCGGACTGGCGTCGATGCTCTGGGGAGGATTGCAGGCCTTGCGGCAACAGCGCCTGAAGATGATCGTGGCCTATTCCACCATTGCCCAGTTCGGGAATGTGATGCTGTTTTTTCCGGTGTTCGTCTCCAGCGGCCAACCGGCTCTGGCATGGCACGGAATGGTCATGCTGATTGTGGCCCACGGCCTGGCCAAGGCCGCCCTTTTTTTTGCCGCCGGTTGCATTCAACTGGCCCATGGACACGACCAGTTACGTGACCTTTCCGGGGGCAGCGGGCGAATGGGCTGGGTCTGGCTGGCTTTTGCCCTGGCGGGGGCCAGCATTGTCGGGTTGCCTCCCACCGGTGGTTTTGTCGGCAAGTGGTGGCTGCTCCAGGCGGCCCTGCTCGGCGAGGCCTGGTTCTGGGCCGTGGCCATGGTCCTTGGCGCGCTCCTGAGCGGAGCCTACATGTATCGGAGCCTGGAGGTTGCCTGGCGGCCGAAGGATCTCTCGGCGGATCTCCCGATGGGTCTTGCGGTGAATCCCTCGGTGGACACTGAGGGGACGGCGCGGTCTGTGCCGGGGATGCTGGTGGTCGTGACCATGCTCTGCGCGCTGGGGGCCGTGGCACTGGGCTTTCTGGCGCTTTCCATGGCGGCCTTACTGGGGCAGACGTTTGCACCGTTGCCCGGGATAGGCGGTTGACGGCCATGTTGGATCTTTTTTGGGGCCACGGCTTGAACCTGCTTTTGCCGCTTGCGCCGCTTGCGCCCCTGTTTATGCTGCTGGCCTTGGCCCGGCCCTGTTCCAGGCAAAAACTGGTCACGATCGCTCCCTGGTCCGCTCTGCCGGCCCTGCTGCTGGGGCTGCTGCTGCCGACGGGAATCCAGCTCGACCTGCCGGGAACATGGTGGCAGGCCGGCCTGATTCTGGACGAGGTGGGCCGCTTTTTTCTGGTGCTCAATGCGCTGCTCTGGCTGCTGTCCGGAATTTTCGCCACGGCCTGGTTTCGTGGGGAGCACGCGGGCAGCCGACGGGAGCACTTGTTCATGGCCTTTTTTCTGGCAACCATGGCCGGCCATTTCGGTCTGACCCTGGCCCAGGATATTCCCACCTTCTATCTGTGCTTCGCCCTGATGGGTTTTT from the Desulfonatronum thioautotrophicum genome contains:
- a CDS encoding sodium:proton antiporter, yielding MTGYYLILAVVILAMAFHGLMVRANLLRKLMALNIFTSAVFLFLVTLARMAEPLDPIPHAMVLTGIVVTVSTTAVGLALLVRLYRRSGSLTLDSSNDD
- a CDS encoding complex I subunit 5 family protein encodes the protein MAEWIPVVIIFAPLLAAVLVFTQSMRGTVATLTAGAFVLAGVVALGADVFRLGPWITWQLGGWPVPLGLRWQADSFTVAMLAMTHVVAVSGGLYSRGFLPAALPSAQRHFWTLWLFGWASMNSLLLAADLFNIYVGLEFMALAAVGLISLSRETEALRAAMRYFLVTLFGSMLYLLGVALLYGQYGLLDQAALAAVLAPGPASGSAAVLMTLGLLIKTALFPLHFWLPSAHGKAPAPVSALLSAVVVAVCFTILYRFWTGLFLAFLQEQPAMILGGIGLASMLWGGLQALRQQRLKMIVAYSTIAQFGNVMLFFPVFVSSGQPALAWHGMVMLIVAHGLAKAALFFAAGCIQLAHGHDQLRDLSGGSGRMGWVWLAFALAGASIVGLPPTGGFVGKWWLLQAALLGEAWFWAVAMVLGALLSGAYMYRSLEVAWRPKDLSADLPMGLAVNPSVDTEGTARSVPGMLVVVTMLCALGAVALGFLALSMAALLGQTFAPLPGIGG
- a CDS encoding hydrogenase subunit MbhD domain-containing protein is translated as MLVFDLILGLLLVVLVRKCLSITDMFGAVISFMAFGLLMAVAWVRLEAPDIALAEAAIGSGLTGALLFSTLGRLPHSEARQPLVPSGVGSGPGYWLVTGFWWTAAMLLLVAFVLTFQDLQTPGLGGPLQERLAESGVLNPVTAVLLIFRSLDTLMEIAVLLAAVVVAWSMGNVAWPARQTIPSPLLPGVVRLLTPVFLLVAFSLLWRGSHAPGGAFPGGAVLAAAGILLLLSGMTVRIGLRGMSWLRWVLSAGLLVFVLAGVALMAAGFGFLVYPLQWTGTLILLIEASAGVSIGAMLLALYVGGEPDMAPPQPNPVPRSQ
- a CDS encoding monovalent cation/H+ antiporter complex subunit F, which encodes MSTLYLVLVGVLMGNIAVGLIRILRGPTAADRIQAGQLFGTVTVAILLLLAIILEKPIYFDVALVFALLSVLAVVAFVTRSWPHPEARDQDDQRD
- a CDS encoding Na+/H+ antiporter subunit E; the protein is MRDASLAGNHFARFWRKQRNGVGLPLRLALAMLIWWILMDGSGADMLPGLPVVILAALIPPYLGKSRPWMWSFPALLRIVPVFVWFSMRSGVQIAYLALLRHRSLTPEVMTYAWRLPPGPARLFLASIINLVPGTLSMQIREEALTIHFLHNARANVPSVQVLEEMVGDLFQTPLLERPQ
- the mnhG gene encoding monovalent cation/H(+) antiporter subunit G — its product is MISATDMAGAALAVVGVLFFLAGTLGLLRFPDIYTRIHALTKADNLGLGLICLGAAVQSGSLMIALKLMLIWILVLVAAATGASLIAQTAHGRGIRPWTRQE